In Streptomyces chartreusis NRRL 3882, the following are encoded in one genomic region:
- a CDS encoding NUDIX domain-containing protein has product MTIKDTPEEWEIRATDTPFVGNKTSVRTDDVVMPDGTVVGRDYQVHPGSVAVLALDEADRVLVLRQYRHPVRHKLWEIPAGLLDVPGENPLHAAQRELYEEAHVKAEDWRVLTDVYTTPGGCDEAVRIFLARGLSEAEGERFAVAEEEADMELDRVPVEDLVRGVLAGELHNNCLVVGVLSLVAARAGDGLDALRPAQAPWPARPFEA; this is encoded by the coding sequence ATGACGATCAAGGACACCCCGGAGGAGTGGGAGATCCGGGCGACGGACACCCCCTTCGTGGGCAACAAGACCTCCGTCCGCACCGACGACGTGGTCATGCCCGACGGCACCGTGGTCGGCCGCGACTACCAGGTCCACCCCGGCTCCGTGGCCGTCCTGGCCCTCGACGAGGCCGACCGCGTCCTGGTCCTGCGCCAGTACCGCCACCCCGTGCGCCACAAGCTGTGGGAGATCCCGGCCGGCCTGCTCGACGTCCCCGGTGAGAACCCGCTGCACGCCGCACAGCGCGAGCTGTACGAGGAGGCGCACGTCAAGGCCGAGGACTGGCGGGTGCTGACCGATGTCTACACCACCCCCGGCGGCTGCGACGAGGCCGTCCGGATCTTCCTCGCCCGTGGTCTGTCCGAGGCCGAGGGCGAGCGCTTCGCGGTTGCGGAGGAAGAGGCCGACATGGAGCTCGACCGGGTGCCGGTCGAGGACCTCGTCCGCGGCGTGCTGGCCGGGGAGCTGCACAACAACTGCCTCGTCGTGGGCGTCCTCTCCCTGGTCGCCGCGCGCGCCGGCGACGGTCTGGACGCACTGCGCCCGGCCCAGGCGCCGTGGCCGGCGCGTCCCTTCGAGGCGTGA
- the ald gene encoding alanine dehydrogenase codes for MIDVKVGIPREVKNNEFRVAITPAGVHELVRHGHQVVIERGAGVGSSITDEEYVAAGARILDTADEVWAAADLLLKVKEPIAEEYHRLRKDQTLFTYLHLAASKECTDALLESGTTAIAYETVELPGRALPLLAPMSEVAGRLAPQVGAYHLMRANGGRGVLPGGVPGVLAGRAVVIGGGVSGWQAAQIAIGLGFHVTLLDKDVNKLREADKIFGTKIQTVVSNALELEKACLEADLVIGAVLVPGAKAPKLVTNELVSRMKPGSVLVDIAIDQGGCFEDSRPTTHAEPTFQVHNSVFYCVANMPGAVPNTSTYALTNATLPYIVELADHGWADALRRDPALAKGLNTHDGKVVYREVAEAHGVEHVELSSLLG; via the coding sequence GTGATCGACGTGAAGGTCGGCATCCCCCGCGAGGTCAAGAACAACGAGTTCCGGGTGGCCATCACCCCCGCCGGCGTGCACGAGCTGGTGCGTCATGGCCACCAGGTCGTCATCGAGCGCGGCGCCGGTGTCGGCTCCTCGATCACGGACGAGGAGTACGTCGCCGCCGGCGCACGGATCCTGGACACGGCCGACGAGGTGTGGGCCGCCGCCGACCTGCTGCTGAAGGTCAAGGAGCCCATCGCCGAGGAGTACCACCGCCTCCGCAAGGACCAGACGCTCTTCACCTACCTGCACCTGGCCGCCTCCAAGGAGTGCACGGACGCCCTGCTGGAGTCCGGCACCACGGCGATCGCCTACGAGACGGTCGAGCTGCCCGGCCGCGCGCTGCCGCTGCTCGCCCCGATGTCCGAGGTCGCCGGCCGGCTGGCACCGCAGGTCGGTGCCTACCACCTGATGCGCGCCAACGGCGGCCGCGGCGTGCTGCCCGGCGGCGTCCCCGGCGTCCTGGCCGGCCGGGCCGTCGTCATCGGCGGCGGCGTCTCCGGCTGGCAGGCGGCGCAGATCGCCATCGGCCTGGGCTTCCACGTGACCCTGCTCGACAAGGACGTCAACAAGCTCCGCGAGGCGGACAAGATCTTCGGCACGAAGATCCAGACCGTCGTCTCCAACGCCCTGGAGCTGGAGAAGGCCTGCCTGGAGGCCGACCTCGTCATCGGCGCCGTCCTGGTCCCCGGCGCCAAGGCCCCGAAGCTGGTCACCAACGAGCTCGTCTCGCGGATGAAGCCCGGAAGTGTCCTTGTCGACATCGCGATCGACCAGGGCGGCTGCTTCGAGGACTCCCGTCCGACCACCCACGCCGAGCCGACCTTCCAGGTCCACAACTCGGTCTTCTACTGCGTCGCCAACATGCCCGGCGCGGTGCCCAACACCTCCACCTACGCGCTCACCAACGCCACGCTGCCCTACATCGTGGAGCTCGCCGACCACGGCTGGGCGGACGCGCTGCGCCGTGACCCGGCGCTGGCCAAGGGCCTCAACACCCATGACGGCAAGGTCGTTTACCGGGAGGTCGCCGAGGCGCACGGCGTGGAGCACGTGGAGCTGTCCTCGCTGCTCGGCTGA
- a CDS encoding tetratricopeptide repeat protein gives MTDQVVERGDVRLTGHAAGESRFLGRSRELKELRADIERAGLDTLAGRKPPRARVLLIAGRPGSGRTALAEELVRQVADRYPDGVLRARLSDPDGTPVPVERTARDLLAALDREAPAGACEDDLTDALRTALSDRRALLLLDDAADAEQVGALLPDTPDCLVVAVSEGPLTGISDVRPCTLGGLDAKSGVELLSRHTGSVRITVDPRAAEGLAEECQGQPAALMLAGGWLAARPKAAVSDLAKQLRAEDSEGTALSRVFRLAYAALPATAARTLRLLALAPAGLVDPQTASALAGCSVGSARTTLDDFVALGFLHVVDSPLPQYQVPGCLHDRLRTLAEHHERPGELQLARARMLERTVRLLQACRAITETDSPQARQKLLDLPRALRFPTPRAAAEWLRVTRPALLASARLAVADGQLDTLARRLMSQLVRTMVAHVGTQAAAPDLYDIHSLVLDVAERRNLPRERAAALLNLGDLDARTGRTADALARYRAALDAGREVNDPYATGRAMESVGGAHLELGDFDRAADWFGRALVERLARDERAEAARLYGRIAAAHTYAGRYGEALRNWRAAIAGHRRHGDVAAQARALSELARVQEYAGRPEESLRTCREAVEWARRAEDTRLQAALHLRVADTLEHLGDPASAGLHRGAAERLLGEDEEDHEEPVAASDSDSHRKPEPDACEIRGTSAGD, from the coding sequence GTGACGGATCAGGTCGTGGAGAGAGGCGACGTGCGGCTGACCGGACACGCTGCCGGGGAGAGTCGATTCCTGGGCCGCTCACGGGAGTTGAAGGAACTGCGCGCCGACATCGAGCGTGCCGGCCTCGACACCCTCGCCGGCCGCAAGCCCCCACGCGCGCGGGTGCTGCTCATCGCCGGCCGGCCCGGCTCGGGGCGCACCGCACTCGCCGAGGAGCTCGTCCGGCAGGTCGCGGACCGTTACCCGGACGGGGTACTGCGCGCCCGCCTGAGCGACCCGGACGGCACCCCGGTGCCGGTCGAGCGCACCGCCCGGGACCTGCTCGCCGCCCTGGACCGGGAGGCGCCGGCAGGCGCCTGTGAGGACGACCTCACCGACGCCCTGCGCACCGCCCTGTCCGACCGCCGGGCCCTGCTCCTGCTGGACGACGCTGCCGACGCCGAGCAGGTCGGCGCCCTGCTGCCCGACACCCCGGACTGCCTGGTCGTCGCGGTCTCCGAAGGCCCGCTGACCGGCATCTCGGACGTCCGCCCGTGCACCCTGGGCGGCCTGGACGCCAAGTCCGGGGTGGAGCTGCTGTCCCGGCACACCGGCTCGGTCCGCATCACCGTCGACCCCCGCGCCGCCGAGGGCCTCGCCGAGGAGTGCCAGGGGCAGCCGGCCGCGCTGATGCTGGCCGGTGGCTGGCTCGCCGCCCGCCCCAAGGCGGCCGTCTCCGACCTCGCCAAGCAACTGCGCGCCGAAGACAGCGAGGGGACCGCGCTGAGCCGCGTCTTCCGCCTCGCCTACGCCGCCCTGCCGGCCACCGCCGCCCGGACACTGCGTCTGCTGGCCCTCGCCCCCGCCGGACTCGTCGACCCGCAGACCGCCTCCGCGCTCGCCGGCTGCTCGGTCGGCAGCGCCCGCACCACCCTGGACGACTTCGTCGCCCTCGGTTTCCTGCACGTGGTGGACTCGCCGCTGCCGCAGTACCAGGTGCCGGGCTGCCTGCACGACCGGCTCCGCACCCTCGCCGAGCACCACGAGCGCCCGGGTGAGCTCCAGCTGGCCCGCGCCCGCATGCTGGAGCGGACGGTACGGCTGCTCCAGGCCTGCCGGGCGATCACCGAGACCGACAGCCCCCAGGCGCGCCAGAAGCTCCTCGACCTGCCGCGTGCCCTGCGCTTTCCCACGCCCCGGGCGGCCGCCGAGTGGCTGCGCGTGACCCGGCCCGCCCTGCTGGCCTCGGCCCGGCTCGCGGTCGCCGACGGGCAGCTGGACACGCTGGCGAGGCGGCTGATGTCCCAGCTGGTGCGGACCATGGTGGCGCATGTCGGCACCCAGGCGGCGGCGCCCGACCTCTACGACATCCACAGCCTGGTCCTCGACGTGGCGGAGCGGCGGAACCTGCCCCGCGAGCGGGCCGCCGCCCTGCTCAACCTCGGGGACCTCGACGCCCGGACCGGCCGCACGGCCGACGCGCTGGCCCGCTACCGGGCCGCGCTGGACGCCGGACGCGAGGTGAACGATCCGTATGCGACCGGCCGCGCGATGGAATCCGTAGGCGGTGCGCACCTGGAGCTCGGGGACTTCGACCGGGCCGCCGACTGGTTCGGCCGGGCCCTGGTCGAGCGGCTCGCCCGGGACGAGCGTGCCGAGGCCGCCCGGCTGTACGGGCGGATCGCCGCCGCCCACACCTACGCGGGCCGCTACGGCGAGGCCCTGCGGAACTGGCGCGCGGCGATCGCCGGGCACCGCAGACACGGTGACGTGGCCGCCCAGGCGCGGGCGCTGAGCGAGTTGGCACGGGTCCAGGAGTACGCGGGCCGGCCCGAGGAGTCGCTGCGCACCTGCCGGGAGGCCGTGGAGTGGGCGCGGCGGGCCGAGGACACGCGGTTGCAGGCTGCGCTGCATCTGCGGGTCGCCGACACCCTCGAGCATCTCGGCGACCCCGCCTCGGCCGGGCTGCACCGGGGCGCCGCCGAGCGGCTCCTCGGGGAGGACGAGGAGGACCACGAGGAGCCCGTGGCGGCCTCCGACAGCGACTCACATCGGAAACCGGAACCTGACGCCTGCGAAATCCGTGGCACATCCGCTGGAGATTGA